The genomic window ATCGTCGCCCGACCCTTGTTCGTACCGCTCTTCACCGGCGACTCGGGAGTTCAAGAAGCCGCGCTCCCCGCCCTCATTGTGGTGGCGCTCGCCCAGCCGATCTCCGGGATCGTCTTCGTACTCGACGGCGTACTGATGGGCGCGGGAGACGGTCCCTACCTTGCCCGGGCCATGTTGTTGACCTTGGCGATCTTCATCCCGGCCGCGCTGCTCGTTCCCACCTTCGGTGGCGGTCTGGCCGCCCTCTGGGCCGCCATGACGCTGATGATGGCGACCCGCATGCTGACCCTGTGGCTACGCTCCCGCTCCGGCCTCTGGATCGTCACCGGAGCGACGCGCTGAGAGTAGGGCTCCAACTCGGCTTCGTTTCACGTGAAACGTCGCCCAGTTCCCGCTGTTTCACGTGAAACAGTTACTCCGCCGACACGCTGAGCCGATCCAGACCGATTCACCAAAGACCCGGCAAGCATGTGGGGCCGCACCCCTCACAGGGTGCGGCCCCATACACCGCTTCAGCGAGCGCGACCCTTAGGCCGCGATGACCTCGATGTTGACCTTGGCGGCAACCTCGGGGTGCAGGCGCACGGACGTCTCGTGGGCGCCCAGCGTCTTGATCGGAGCAGACAGCTCGATGCGGCGCTTGTCGACCTCGGGGCCACCGGAAGCCTTGATCGCGGATGCGATGTCGGCCGGGGTGACGGAACCGAAGAGACGACCGGCGTCGCCGGAGCGGACAGCCAGACGGACCTTGACGGCCTCGAGCTGGCCCTTGACCTGGTTGGCCTGCTCGATGGTCTGGATCTCGTGGATCTTGCGAGCACGACGGATCTGCTCGACGTCCTTCTCGCCACCCTTGGTCCAGCGGATAGCGAACTTCCGCGGGATCAGGTAGTTGCGAGCGTAGCCGTCCTTGACGTCGACGACGTCGCCGGCAGCGCCGAGGCCAGAGACCTCATGGGTGAGGATGATCTTCATTAGTCGGTCACCCTTCCCTTAGCGCGCGGTGGACGTGTAGGGCAGCAGCGCCATCTCACGGCTGTTCTTCACGGCCGTGGCGACGTCACGCTGGTGCTGCGTGCAGTTGCCGGTCACGCGGCGGGCACGGATCTTGCCGCGGTCGGAAATGAACTTCCGCAGCATGTTCGTGTCCTTGTAGTCCACGTAGGTGACCTTGTCCTTGCAGAAAGCGCAGACCTTCTTCTTCGGCTTGCGCACAGGCGGCTTCGCCATGGTGTATCTCCTGTGTGATCAAGAAGTTTGGGGTACGGCCCCCACCCTCGACCTCGAAGACCGGTGATCCGGTCCGAAGGTCTTAGAAGGGGGGCTCGTCCGAGTAGCCGCCGCCGCTGCCGCCGCTGCCGCCGGAGCTTCCGCCCCAGCCGCCGCCACCGCCGCCGCCCTGGTTACCACCGGCGGGAGCGCCGCTGGCCCACGGGTCGTCGGCGGGAGCGCCGCCGCCCTGCTGGCCGCCACCGGGGCCTCCGCCCCAGCCGCCACCACCCTGGCCGCCACCGCCACCGCCGTAACCACCCTGGCCACCGCGGCCGGCAGTCTTGGTGACCTTGGCCGTGGCACTGCGCAGGCTGGCGCCGACTTCCTCGACGTCCAGCTCGTAGACCGTGCGCTTGACGCCCTCACGGTCCTCGTAGGACCGCTGCTTCAGCCGGCCCTGCACGATGACGCGCATGCCTCGCTGGAGCGACTCGGCGACGTTCTCCGCCGCCTGACGCCAGACCGAGCAGGTCAGGAACAGGCTCTCGCCGTCCTTCCACTCATTGGTCTGACGGTCGAAGGTGCGAGGAGTGGACGCGACACGGAACTTCGCGACCGCCGCACCGGAAGGGGTGAAGCGCAGCTCGGGGTCGTCGACAAGATTGCCGACGACCGTGATGACGGTCTCGCCTGCCATGGGGGAACCTCTCGGCGGGTTTGCTGCTGGCTGCTTGTGCTGCTACTCGGATCCCGGGATCAGCTGAGCGAGAGCTCAGTGGGTCTCGGGGCGGAGGACCTTGGTCCGGAGGACCGACTCGTTCAGGTTCATCTGGCGGTCGAGCTCCTTGACGACCGCAGGCTCGGCCTGCAGGTCGATGACCGAGTAGATGCCCTCAGGCTTCTTCTTGATCTCGTACGAGAGACGACGACGGCCCCAGGTGTCGACCTTCTCGACCTTTCCGTTGCCCTCACGGACAACGGAAAGGAAGTTCTCGATCAGGGGGGCGACAGCGCGCTCCTCCAGATCGGGGTCGAGGATGACCATCACCTCGTAGTGACGCATGTGGAACCCACCTCCTTTGGACTCAGCGGCCACGGTCGTTCCGTGGCAGGAGGGTTGTGATGCGTACGCAACGGTATCGGCCACCACTGACAATCGGGGATCCCCGTTGAGGATCCCTGTCATGGCCTGGGCAGACACCGGTGCAGACGGTACAGACTACCCGCACACCCGCTTCCGGTTGAAATCCGGTGGCGGTGACCGTCAATCTGTACACGTCGGGTGTGTATGGCGCTACGATGCGCCGCCTTCCGCAGGAGGTGCCCCATGGCACAGACATTGCGACCCAACATCGCCGGCTCTCTGCTCGCCACCGATGACAAGCCCCACCCCGTGCAGGACACCCTGCTCGCCGTGACGCTCGTGCTCGGGGCGGTCTCCTTCATCACGGCGATGTTCCACCATCTGCACCTGCTCAGTTCCTGGACCGGGCTGATGGGAATCCTGACCGGCGCGTACGGGCAGTTCATCTCGGAGACGACTCGTGAGCGCTTCGGCCTGATTGTGGGTCTCGGTGCCTCGGCCGTCGGTTTCTTCCTGGGCATGGCCCATGGAGGTCTCTTCGGCGGGGTCATAGGCTGATCCCGTACCGGCGGCCTCAAGGTCGGCGGACCATGGCCTTCGCTGTCCGCCGCCTTACATAGGACCAAGCGGCCGAATAACACCGCCTGACGTCCCGGCTGCGTACCGGCCGGGCCCCAGGTCCCATACGGCCATTCGGGGCGCCCGCAGGGCGCAGTAGGCTTCGGCGCGAGAGCCGGAGCCCCTGTACCCATGGGGACACACCAGCCCGAGGAGCGCCCCGAATGAGCCTGACCCTGAGGACGATCAGCCGAGAGCAGCATCTGGCGTACATCCAGAGCCTGCCCTCGGCTAGCCACATGCAGGTCCCGGCCTGGGCCGATGTCAAGGCCGAGTGGCGCTCCGAGAGCCTCGGGTGGTTCGACGACAAGACCGGTGAGATGGTCGGCGCCGGCATGGTGCTGTACCGCCAACTGCCCAAGATCAAGCGCTATCTCGCCTACCTGCCCGAGGGCCCGGTCATCAACTGGTTCGCACCGAACCTCACCGACTGGCTGGAGCCGATGCTCGCCCATCTGAAGCAGCAGGGCGCCTTCTCGGTGAAGATGGGCCCACCGGTGATCATCCGCCGCTGGGAGGCCACCTCCATCAAGGCGGGCATCCAGAACCCCGATGTGAAGCGGCTGCGCGACATCGAGGCCGACTTCATCGAACCGCGTGCCTTCGAGGTCGCCGACAAACTGCGTCGCATGGGCTGGCAGCAGGGCGAGGACGGCGGGGCCGGCTTCGGTGACGTACAGCCCCGCTACGTCTACCAGGTGCCGCTCGCCAACCGCTCGCTGGAAGAGGTCCACAAGAACTTCAATCAGTTGTGGCGCCGCAACATCAAGAAGGCCGAGAAGGCCGGCGTCGAGGTCGTCCAGGGCGGCTACCACGACCTGGAGGAGTGGCAGCGGCTGTACGAGATCACAGCCGTGCGTGACCGCTTCCGGCCCCGCCCTCTGTCGTACTTCCAGCGTATGTGGACGGCCCTCAACACCGAGGACCCCAACCGCATGCGGCTCTACTTCGCCCGGCACAACGGCGTGAACCTGTCCGCCGCGACGATGCTCGTCGTCGGCGGGCACGTCTGGTACTCGTACGGCGCATCGGACAACATCGGCCGTGAGGTCCGGCCCTCGAACGCGATGCAGTGGCGCATGCTGCGCGACGCCTACGCCCTGGGCGCGACCGTCTATGACCTGCGCGGCATCTCCGACTCGCTGGACGAGACGGATCACCTCTTCGGCCTGATCCAGTTCAAGGTGGGCACGGGCGGCCAGGCCGCCGAGTACCTCGGTGAGTGGGACTTCCCGCTGAACAAGCTGCTCCACAAGGCGCTCGACATCTACATGTCGCGCCGCTGACGCCCCCGTTTTTGCTTCCATACCTCTGATACACCGCAGCCACTAGAAAGGTTCCGGGACCGGCCATGGCGCTCACGCTCTACGTCGACACCGCGCGCTGGCGGGCACACCACAAGCACGTTCAGGAGCAGTTCCCGGGACTCGTCCCCGTCTGCAAGGGCAACGGCTACGGCTTCGGACACGAGAAGCTGGCGGAAGAGGCCACGCGCCTCGGGTCGGACGTCCTCGCCGTCGGCACCACGTACGAGGCGGCCCGGATCAAGGACTGGTTCAGCGGCGACCTGCTGGTGCTGACGCCCTACCGACGCGCTGAAGAGCCCGTACCCCTGCCCGACCGCGTCATCCGCTCCGTGTCGTCGGTCGACGGCGTGTACGGCCTGGTGGGCGCCCGTGTCGTCATCGAGGTCATGTCCTCGATGAAGCGGCACGGCGTGAGCGAGCAGGAGCTCCCGCAGCTCCACGCCGCCATAGAGAACGTGCGCCTGGAGGGCTTCGCCATCCACCTGCCGCTGGACCGCACCGACGGCTCGGACGCCGTCGAGGAGGTCATCGGCTGGATGGACCGGCTGCGCGCGGCCCGCCTCCCGCTGCACACCATGTTCGTCAGTCACCTCAAGGCCGAGGACCTCGTCCGCCTGCAGCAGCAGTTCCCACAGACCCGCTTCCGGGCCCGTATCGGTACGCGGCTGTGGCTGGGTGACCACGAGGCGACGGAGTACCGCGGGGCCGTACTGGACGTCACCCGCGTCGCCAAGGGCGACCGCTTCGGCTACCGGCAGCAGAAGGCGGCCTC from Streptomyces sp. DSM 40750 includes these protein-coding regions:
- a CDS encoding alanine racemase; protein product: MALTLYVDTARWRAHHKHVQEQFPGLVPVCKGNGYGFGHEKLAEEATRLGSDVLAVGTTYEAARIKDWFSGDLLVLTPYRRAEEPVPLPDRVIRSVSSVDGVYGLVGARVVIEVMSSMKRHGVSEQELPQLHAAIENVRLEGFAIHLPLDRTDGSDAVEEVIGWMDRLRAARLPLHTMFVSHLKAEDLVRLQQQFPQTRFRARIGTRLWLGDHEATEYRGAVLDVTRVAKGDRFGYRQQKAASDGFLVVVAGGTSHGVGLEAPKAMHGVMPRAKGVARAGLATVNRNLSPFVWGGKQRWFAEPPHMQVSILFVPSDAPEPKVGEELVAHLRHTTTQFDRIVDR
- the rpsF gene encoding 30S ribosomal protein S6 is translated as MRHYEVMVILDPDLEERAVAPLIENFLSVVREGNGKVEKVDTWGRRRLSYEIKKKPEGIYSVIDLQAEPAVVKELDRQMNLNESVLRTKVLRPETH
- the rplI gene encoding 50S ribosomal protein L9, with the protein product MKIILTHEVSGLGAAGDVVDVKDGYARNYLIPRKFAIRWTKGGEKDVEQIRRARKIHEIQTIEQANQVKGQLEAVKVRLAVRSGDAGRLFGSVTPADIASAIKASGGPEVDKRRIELSAPIKTLGAHETSVRLHPEVAAKVNIEVIAA
- the femX gene encoding peptidoglycan bridge formation glycyltransferase FemX, translated to MSLTLRTISREQHLAYIQSLPSASHMQVPAWADVKAEWRSESLGWFDDKTGEMVGAGMVLYRQLPKIKRYLAYLPEGPVINWFAPNLTDWLEPMLAHLKQQGAFSVKMGPPVIIRRWEATSIKAGIQNPDVKRLRDIEADFIEPRAFEVADKLRRMGWQQGEDGGAGFGDVQPRYVYQVPLANRSLEEVHKNFNQLWRRNIKKAEKAGVEVVQGGYHDLEEWQRLYEITAVRDRFRPRPLSYFQRMWTALNTEDPNRMRLYFARHNGVNLSAATMLVVGGHVWYSYGASDNIGREVRPSNAMQWRMLRDAYALGATVYDLRGISDSLDETDHLFGLIQFKVGTGGQAAEYLGEWDFPLNKLLHKALDIYMSRR
- a CDS encoding single-stranded DNA-binding protein, translating into MAGETVITVVGNLVDDPELRFTPSGAAVAKFRVASTPRTFDRQTNEWKDGESLFLTCSVWRQAAENVAESLQRGMRVIVQGRLKQRSYEDREGVKRTVYELDVEEVGASLRSATAKVTKTAGRGGQGGYGGGGGGQGGGGWGGGPGGGQQGGGAPADDPWASGAPAGGNQGGGGGGGWGGSSGGSGGSGGGYSDEPPF
- the rpsR gene encoding 30S ribosomal protein S18 produces the protein MAKPPVRKPKKKVCAFCKDKVTYVDYKDTNMLRKFISDRGKIRARRVTGNCTQHQRDVATAVKNSREMALLPYTSTAR